A window of Microbispora hainanensis genomic DNA:
CCTGCGGGAGTTCGTCCCCGACCCGCACCGGATCGCCCACGTGGCCCGGGTCGGCGAGGTCGACTACGTGGACGACTCCAAGGCCACCAACCCGCACGCGGCCGCCGCGTCGCTGGCCGCCTACCCGTCGATCGTGTGGATCGCGGGCGGCCAGCTCAAGGGCGCCGACGTCGACGACCTCGTACGGCAGGCCGCGCCGCGGCTGCGCGGAGCGGTGCTGCTGGGGACCGACCGGGATGTGATCCGGCGCGCATTGGCGCGACACGCCGCGAATGTCCCCGTGGTGGACGTGCCGGAGCAAGACACTGGGGTCATGGACCGTGTCGTCGCCGAAGCCGCCCGGCTCGCCACCCCGGGTGACACCGTGCTGCTCGCCCCCGCCGGGGCGTCACTGGACATGTTCGCGAGCTACGGAGCCCGTGGGGAGGCCTTCGCCCGAGCCGTGCGGCGGCTGGCGGCCTCGTGACGGGCCCAGCGACCGGCCCGGGGGCCGGCGGCTCGGCCGGCGCCGCCACCGCCCGGGAGCCGGAGCGTCGGGGGCCCGAGCCCGTCGGCTGGGCCGCCGCCCAGCTCGCCGCGCTGCGCGAGCTGCTCGGCCGCCCGCTGACGTCCTACCACCTGGTGCTCGGCTGCAGCGCGCTGCTGCTCGCGCTGGGGCTGATGATGGTGCTGTCGGCGTCGAGCATCGAGGCGCTGCAGCGGACCGGCGACCCGTTCTACTGGTTCCTCAAGCAGGTCACCTCGGTGGCGATCGGGCTGCCGCTGATGTGGGTCTGCTCCCGGCTGCCGCAGCGGTTCTTCCGCCTGGCGGGCTATCCGCTGATGGGCCTGTCGATCCTCGGCCTGCTGATGGTCATCTTCCTCGGCCAGGAACTGCTGGGCGCCCAGCGGTGGATCGTCATCGGCCCGTTCTCGGTGCAGCCGTCCGAGCCGGCGAAGCTGGCCCTGGCGTTGTGGGGGGCCGACCTGCTCGCGACGCGGGCCCGCGTCGGCCGCATCGAGTGGCGCCAGCTGCTGATCCCGCTGATGCCGGGCGTGGCCCTGCTGGCCGTCCTGGTCATGCTCGGGCGCGACCTCGGCACGACGCTCGTGCTCATGATCATCTTCCTGGCGTTGCTGTGGGTGGTCGGCGCGCCGGTGCGGTTGTTCGGCGGGATCCTCGCGCTGCTCGCACTGGCGACCGCCACTATGATCATCGCCGAGCCGTACCGGCTCGACCGCCTGACCGGCTTCCTGCACCCGTGGGACACCGCGCAGAAGGAGGGCTTCCAGGCCGTCCAGGGGCTGATGGCCATCGGCTCGGGCGGCTGGTTCGGCATCGGGCTCGGTGCGGGCCGGCAGAAGTGGAACTACGTCCCGCACGCGGAGAGCGACTTCATCTTCTCCATCCTGGGCGAGGAGCTCGGGCTGATGGGGACGCTCGTGGTGGTCGCGCTGTTCGGCCTGCTCGGCTACGCCGGGCTGCGCATCGCCATCCGGACGAAGGACCCCTTCGTCCGCCTGGCGGCCGCCGCCGTCACCGCCTGGATCGCCGGGCAGGCCGTCGTCAACATCGGCGCGGTCATCGGGGTCTTCCCGGTCACCGGCATCCCGCTGCCGCTGGTGTCGTACGGCGGATCGGCGCTGCTGCCGACGCTCGCCGCGCTCGGCATGCTGGTGTCGTTCGCCAAACAGGAGCCCGGAGCGGCCGAGGCGCTCGCCGCCCGTGGCCCGGGACCGGCCGCGCGGGCTCTAAGCTGGCTTGGCCTGAACGGCCGCGCCGGGCGGCGGCCCGCGGTCTCGCGGGCACCGGCCCGTCAGCGGGCGGCGCGGCCGCCGACGGCACGAAGAGGAACGACAGGGAACGGACGCGGGAACATTCGCGAGAAGATCCGGGAAGACGTCCGCGAAGGCGTCCGCGAAGACAGGGAGTGACATGAGGGTGGTCCTCGCCGGCGGCGGGACGGCCGGCCATATCGAGCCGGCGCTCGCGCTGGCCGACGCGCTTCGCCGGCTCGACCCGAGGATCGGCATCACCTGCCTCGGCACCGAGCGCGGCCTGGAGACTCGCCTGGTGCCCGCCCGGGGCTACGAGCTCGAACTCGTGCCCGCCGTGCCGCTGCCCCGCTCGCTCAGCCCCCAGCTCCTGACCGTGCCCGGCCGCCTCGCGGGGGCCATCGGCAGCGCCGCGGGCATCCTCGACAAGGTCGGCGCGGACGTCCTGGTCGGCTTCGGCGGATACGTCGCCACGCCCGGCTATCTCGGCGCCCGGCGGCGCGGCGTGCCGATCGTGGTCCACGAGGCCAACCCCCGGCCCGGCCTGGCCAACCGGCTCGGCGCCCGCGTCACCGAGCACGTCTTCACCGGCCACCCGGACGCCGTGCTCCCGAACGCCGAATACATCGGCATCCCGCTGCGCCGTGAGATCAGCACGATGGACCGCCTGTCGATGGGCGACAAGGCGCGGTCGTACTTCGGGCTGGAGTCCGACCGGGTGACGCTGCTCGTGTTCGGCGGCTCCCAGGGCGCCCGCTCGATCAACCAGGCGGCGCTGGAGGCCGCGCCCTACCTGCGGGCTGCGGGCGTCCAGGTGCTGCACGTGATCGGGCCCAAGAACACCGTCGAGGTGGAGCCCCCGCCCGGCGACCCGCAGTACGTCATCCTGCCGTACGTCGACCGGATGGACCTCGCCTACGCCGCCGCCGACCTCGTGCTGTCCCGCGCCGGCGCCATGACCTGCGCCGAGCTCACCGCCGTGGGGCTGCCCGCGGCGTACGTGCCGCTGCCGCACGGCAACGGCGAGCAGCGCCTCAACGCCGAGCCCATCGTGCGGGCCGGGGGCGGCCTGATGGTCGACGACGCGGACCTGTCGGCGGCCTGGATCGTCCAGACGCTGCTGCCGATCCTGAACGACCCCGAGCGCGTGGTAGCGATGTCCGAGGCCGCATCGCGGATGGGCCGCAAGGACGCCGACATGGCGCTCGCCCGCAAGGTGCTGGAGATCGCTCACCGATGAGTCTCGTCAAGCTCGTGGATCCCGTCCCCGCGGCCGACCTTGGGCGGGTGCACTTCATCGGCATCGGCGGCGCCGGAATGTCCGGCATCGCCCGGATCCTGCTCAAGCGAGGCGTGCCGGTGTCGGGCAGCGACGCGCGGCCCTCCGAGCTGCTGGCCGAGCTGCGCGAGCTGGGCGCCGTCATCCACGTCGGCCACGCCGCCTCCCACATCAAGGAGGTGGACACGGTCGTGGTGTCCACCGCCATCCGCGACTCCAACCCCGAGCTGGGGGAGGCGCTGCGGCAGAACCTGCGGGTGATCCCGCGCGCCGCCGCGCTGGCCTCGGTGATGGCCGGCCGCACCGGCATCGCCGTCGCCGGCACGCACGGCAAGACCACGACCACCTCGATGCTGACCGTGGCGCTGCAGAAGTGCGGCGAGGACCCGTCCTACTGCGTCGGCGGGCAGCTCGTGACGACCGGGCTCGGCGCCGACGACGGTGCGGGCGAGGTGTTCGTCGCGGAGGCCGACGAGAGCGACGGCTCGTTCCTCATGCTCGCGCCGGGCGTCGCCGTGGTCACCAACGTCGAGGCCGACCACCTCGACAACTACGGCGACCCCCAGGCCGTCCACGACAGCTTCGCCCGCTTCGTCGAGCGCATCGGGTCGCTGCTCGTGGTGTGCGCCGACGATCCGGGCGCCGCCGCACTCGTGCCCATCGCCCGTGAGCGCGGCCTCACCGTCGTCACGTACGGCGAGAGCGCCGGCGCCGACCTGCGCACGACCGACGTGGTGCCGCGCGGCCTCGGCGTGGAGTTCGGCGTGGAGCTCGGCCCCGCCGTTCCCGGCGGGCCGGGACGCGGTGAGGTGCGCCTGGCCGTGCCGGGCCGGCACAACGCGCTCAACGCCACCGCGGTGATCGCCGTGGCGCTCCACCTCGGCCTGCGCTTCGACGACGTCAAGGAGGGCCTGGCGGCCTTCACCGGGGCCAAGCGGCGGTTCGAATCCAAGGGCGAGGCCGCGGGCGTGACGGTCTTCGACAGCTACGCCCATCACCCGACCGAGCTGACCGCCGACCTGCGCGCCGCCCGCGACGTCGTGACCGGCGACGGCCGCGTCATCGCGGTCTTCCAGCCGCACCTCTACTCGCGCACCCGGTTCTTCGCCGACGAGTTCGGCGCGGCGCTCGGCCTCGCCGACGAGGTGATCGTGCTCGACGTGTACGGCGCGCGCGAGGACCCCGAGCCCGGGGTCTCCGGCGCGCTGGTCGCGGGGAAGGTGCCGCTTCCCGCCGAACGGGTCGTCTACGCGCCCGATCGGCGGGCCGTGCCTGAGCTCGTCGCCGGCCGGGCCCGTCCCGGCGACATCGTCCTGACGATGGGCGCGGGAGACGTGACGGAGCTCGGCCCGAAGATCGTCGCGGAGCTGTCCGCCCGGTGATGCGCGCCGTGATCCGGAGCGTGGGGGACCGGTGAGGCGGGCCGTCCGGCGTTCGGCGCTCGCCATCCTGCTGGCCGGCGGGGTGGTGGGCGTCGCCACGTGGGTCGTGTTCTTCTCGCCCGTCCTCGGCGTGCGCGAGGTCGAGATCACCGGCAACAACCGGATCCCTGCCGAGCAGGTGCGGCAGGTCGTCGGAGTGCGCACCGGAACGCCGCTCGCCACCGTCGACATCGCCGGGGTCGAACAGCGGGTGCGCGCCATGCGCGAGGTCGAGTCGGCCACGGTCGAGCGCGGCTGGCCCGGGACGCTGCACGTCAGCGTGGTCGAGCGCGTTCCCGCCGCAGCGGTGCCCATGGGCGTGACGACCGCGATCGTCGACCGCTATGGCGTCGTCCTGCAGGAGGTGGCCGTGGCCCCGCCCCGGCTGCCGGTGCTGCGCGTCCAGCGGGCCGCCGTGGACGACCCCGCCACCAGAGCCGGGCTCACCGTGCTCCGGGCGCTGCCGGAGAGCGTCCTGCAGCGCCTGCGGGAGCTGCGCGTCCCCTCGCCCCGGTCGATCACGCTCAAGCTCACCGACGGCCGTACGGTCGTGTGGGGAGACGCGGAGCGCTCGGCACAGAAGGGACGTGTCCTGCTCGCCGCCCTCGCCAAGCCGGGAACCAGCTACGATGTCAGCTCGCCGCAGGTGGTGACGGTCAAGTGAGATTTCTCACGGGCCGGGAAAACGTGGTCCGGGCCCGCCGGAGAGCGGGGCTTCGTGCGAAAAGGACAGCGCGCGACACGCCGGACGGCCTTGCGGCGCGGTTAGTTGACCCTGGGGGACGCGCAACCCTACTGTCCGTATCAATCCTCAGGTTGACATAACTCTAAATCTCAACTTGAGGGTGAGAGTTCAGAAGACAGCGGGCCCTGCCCGCATGAAACGCAAACGAGCGGAAAGGCCCCTCGTCGTGGCAGCACCGCAGAACTACCTCGCGGTCATCAAGGTCGTCGGCATCGGCGGCGGCGGAGTGAACGCCGTCAACCGGATGATCGAGGAGGGACTCAAGGGCGTCGAGTTCATCGCCATAAACACTGACGCCCAGGCGCTGCTGATGAGTGACGCCGACGTGAAGCTCGACGTGGGCCGCGAGCTCACGCGGGGTCTCGGCGCGGGCGCCAACCCCGAGGTGGGCCGCAAGGCCGCCGAGGACCACCGGGAGGAGATCGAGGAGGTCCTCAAGGGCGCCGACATGGTGTTCGTGACCGCGGGCGAGGGCGGCGGCACCGGCACCGGCGGCGCGCCGGTCGTGGCCAGCATCGCCCGCTCCCTCGGCGCGCTGACGATCGGCGTGGTCACCCGGCCCTTCAGCTTCGAGGGCAAGCGCCGGGCCATGCAGGCCGAGGCCGGCATCGAGACTCTCCGCGAGGAGGTCGACACGCTGATCGTCATTCCGAACGACCGGCTGCTGTCGATCTCCGACCGCCAGGTGAGCGTGCTCGACGCGTTCAAGGCCGCCGACCAGGTGCTGCTGTCCGGTGTGCAGGGCATCACCGACCTCATCACCACGCCCGGTCTGATCAACCTGGACTTCGCCGACGTGAAGTCGGTCATGTCCGGCGCGGGCTCGGCCCTCATGGGCATCGGTCACGCCCGGGGCGACGACCGGTCGGTCGCCGCCGCCGAGATGGCGGTCTCCAGCCCGCTGCTGGAGGCGAGCATCGACGGCGCCCACGGCGTGCTGCTGTCCATCGCGGGCGGCTCCGACCTGGGCCTGTTCGAGATCAACGAGGCGGCCCAGCTCGTCAGCAACGCCGCCGCGCCCGACGCCAACATCATCTTCGGCACGGTCATCGACGACGCGCTCGGCGACGAGGTGCGGGTGACGGTCATCGCGGCCGGGTTCGACGAGCCCGCGCCGGCCAAGCCGGTGGCCGCGCCGTTGTCGCGGCCCCAGCAGGCGGCCCGTCCCGCGACGCCCCCGCCCGCCCCGGCCAAGCCGGAGCCGCGCGTGGAGCCCGCACCGCCCGTGCGTCCGGTGAGCAGCGTGGCGCAGCCCGCGACTCCGCCGGTGACCCAGCTTCCGGTGAACTCGCTTCCGGCCACTCCGGTGCCGCCGCCGGCCCAGCCCGCGAGCCAGCCGGTCCAGCAGGCGACGTCGCAGCCGGCGTCCGCGCCGCAGGCCCAGCAGGCCGAGGGGTCCACGGCGTTCCCGCGTGAGACTGCCGACGGCGGTCGCGACCAGGGCGCCACCGGACCGCTGTCGATCCCGCGCCCGGCTCCCGAGCCGCCGACCCCGATCACCTCCAGGACCGCGCAGCCGGGCCCCCGGCGTCCGGTGGTGTTCGAGGAGCAGGAGGAGGACCTCGACGTGCCGGACTTCCTCAAGTGACCATGGACATCCGTACGGCCGGGGGCGCGGTCCGTGGGTGACCGGCGCGAGGAACTGGCCGCGGCCCTGGCCGAGGTGGAGCGGCGGATCGAGGACGCCTGCCGGGCCGCGGGCCGGTCGAGGTCGGAGATCACCCTGATCGCGGTGACGAAGACCTACCCGGCCTCCGACGTGCGGCTGCTCGCCGAGCTCGGCGTGTCGCACATCGGCGAGAACCGAGACCAGGAGGCGGCGGCCAAGGCGGCCGAGTGCGCCGGTCTCGGCCTCACGTGGCACTTCATCGGCCAGTTACAGACCAACAAGGTCCGCTCGGTCGTCTCCTACGCCGACATGGTCCACTCGGTGGACCGCCCCCGGCTGGTGGACGCGCTCGGCCGCGAGGCCGTACGCGCGGGGCGCGAGGTCGACTGCCTCATCCAGGTCGCCCTCGACGCCGCTCCGGGCGAGGGCGGGGCCGGACGGGGCGGCGCGGCACCGCAGGAGGTGCCGGCGCTCGCCGGGCTCGTGGCGAAGACGGAGGGGCTTCGCCTGCGAGGGGTCATGGCGGTCGCCCCGCTGGGGGAGGACCCGTCGGCCGCGTTCGCGCGGCTGCGGGCCGTCGCCGAGCGGGTCCGCGAGGAACACCCCACGGCCGACGTCATATCGGCCGGAATGAGCGGAGACATCCCCCAAGCTGTGGCGAACGGCGCGACACACCTTCGAGTCGGTACGGCGTTGCTCGGCCGCAGAAAGCCCTTCGTCAGGTAATGTCCCCCAAGTGGACCATGGTGTCCGCGCACAGGTAGAGGTCGATCAGCGGTGAGCTCCAAGGGGGGTACGGCTACCGCCCTGGCCTTCCAAAGGGACCTTGAAGGCACCAGTAACGCGGAGGACGACGAGCGATGGCCGGCGCGATGCGCAAGATGGCGGTCTACCTCGGTCTCGTGGAGGACGACCGCTACGAAGACAGGTACGCGGCAGAATACGGCACAGACGAGGACTATGGCGACGAGGAGTACGAGTCGCCGCGGCGCGGCTTCGCCGGGCCCTCGGGCGCGCACTCCGGGCCCCTGGAGCGCGAGGACGACGCCGAGACGGCCGTCCCCGCCCCGCGTCCTCCCACGACCGTGCTGGAGCGCCGTACGACCGATCTGGCGCGTATCACCACCCTGCATCCCCGCACGTACAACGAGGCGCGCACGATCGGCGAGCACTTCCGTGAGGGCACGCCGGTCATCATGAATCTGACAGAGATGGTCGACAGCGACGCAAAACGCCTTGTCGATTTCGCGGCAGGTCTCGTCTTTGGCCTACACGGCAGCATCGAACGTGTTACCAACAAGGTGTTCCTGTTGTCCCCCGCCAACGTTGAGGTGACCGCCGAGGACAAGGCCAGAATCGCGGAACGCGGCTTCTTCAACCAGAGCTAGAGTTCCATACATGAACAGTGACCGGCTGAGCGGTGCCCGTGCGGCCCGAGGGCGGCTGGACCGAGGGGAGGCGGGGCTCGACCGTGGGGATCATTAGCGAGATCTTGGTCATCGCCCTGACCCTCTTCCTGGTTCTGCTGATCGGCAGAATGATCATAGATACGGTGCAGGCGTTCGCCCGCGCCTGGCGGCCCACAGGGGTCGTCCTGGTGCTGGCGGAGGTCGTTTACACAGTGACCGACCCACCTCTCAAGTTCCTCCGCCGTTTCATTCCGCCCCTCAGGTTGGGTACGGTGGCCTTTGACCTGAGCTTCACAGTGCTGTTCATTGTGGTTTTGGTCTTGATCCAAGTCGTGAACGCGCTTCGTTGATCGGGTACCGTCCGACCGGACAGACTCCAAGCGCGCCAAGGAGACCCAAATGCCGTTGACGCCCGCTGATGTGCGGAACAAGCAGTTCAGTACCACCCGGCTGAGGCCGGGGTACGACGAGGAGGAGGTCGACGCTTTCCTCGACGAGGTCGAGGCCGAGCTGGACCGCCTCATCCAGGAGAACGAGGAACTCCGCGCGAAGCTGGCCGAGTGCCTCAGGGGCAAGGTGCCCGGAGGCATGGGCATGCCCGGCTCCATGCAGATGGCTCCCGCTCCCGTGGCCGAGCCGAAGCCCGAGATGATGGCGCCCCAGCCGGAGCCGATCAAGCCTCCGGAGCCGGCCCGCCCCGAGCCGGTGCCCGTCGGCATGGGCCTGCCGCCCGCCGAGGACAACATGGACACCGCGGCCCGCGTGCTCGCCCTCGCCCAGCAGACGGCCGACCAGGCGATCGCCGACGCCCGTCGCGAGGCGGACGAGACCGTGACCCGCGCCCGTCGCGAGGCCGACGACATCCTCGGCAAGGCCCGCCGCCAGGCCGAGCAGATCATCGGTGACGCCCGCGCCCGCGCCGAGACGCTGGAGCGCGACGCCCAGGAGCGGCACCGCCAGGCCATGGGCACCCTCGTGCAGACCCGCGACGAGCTGGAGCGCAAGGTCGAGGAGCTGCGCAGCTTCGAGCGTGAGTACCGCAGCCGTCTCAAGCTGTACCTGGAGAACCAGCTCGCCGAGCTCAACGTGGCCGGTGAGGGCAGCGGAGGCTTCCCGATCGTGGGCGCCGCCCCGGCCATGGCCCACGCCGTCGCCCCCGCTCCCCAGCAGATGGGTGCGGCCCCCAACCCGTTCGGCCAGGAGCCCTCACAGCACTCCGGCGCCTTCCCCGGACCCGACGGCCCCCACAACGACCGCCGGTAAGCAGTGGCGGGTCCCCACCGGGACCCGATAGCTCGGAGAACCCCCCGTGATCCTCATCAGTGCCGCCCTGGTCCTCGCCGCAATCGTCCTGCTCATCGCAGGCGTCGTGCTGGGGACGCCCCCTCTCGTGATGTGGTCGATCGTCGTCAGCGTGCTGTCGGCGGTCTGCCTGCTGATCGGGGCACTGCTGAGGCGCCACGAGCTGTTCCCTGCCGGTGGGCGTGCCGCCGAGGGAACCGCTCCCACCCCCCAGGGTTCGTCCGTGCCCCAGCTCGCGCACGTCGGTGCCGTGAGCGGGGCGTACGGCGGAGCCCTCGCCGGGGCACCGGCGCATCCGGTGGCCGCGCCCATGCTGGCGGCCCCGCCGGTCACGCATCACGGGGCACTGCCCCCGCAGACCTTCCCGTCCCCGCCCCCGCAGCGGACGGGACCGATCACGCGGCCGCCGGCCGGTTCCGGCCGGGGCCTCGCCCCCGACGCGATCGTCATCGTGATCCCCGGGCGCAAGCGCTTCCATCTGGCCACCTGCCGCCAGCTCGCCGGGCGTGAGACCGAGGAGCTGACGCACGAGGAGGCCCGCGAGGAGGGCTTCACGCCCTGCACCACCTGCCTCCCCGAGGTCTCCACCCGTACGGCGGAGCCGGAGGAGGCCCCATCCCGCGGCGGCACAGCCCGCGGTGACGCGGCCCGCGACGAGAGCCTGCGCGCGGAAGCCGCTCCCACGACCACCACGCCTTCGGCCGGGACCTCCGGCACGACCGGCAGGACCCCGTCCCGTCCCACGTCCGCTGATCGTGAGCCGCCTGTCGCGCGGTTCCCTCAGCCCGGCGTCCCGGGGCCGCGCCTGCCCGAGTCGCCCGGACCAGAGTCCTCCGGCCCCGGCACATCCGTTGCCGGCGCGGCGGGTGCCGCGGCCGTTCCCCCCGCGTCCGGCTCTTCCGCAGCCGCCCCTTCCACAGAGGGATCGTCTGCGCCGTCCGACGACGAAGCGCGCGAAGAGCCCCGTGAGACGGCGGGTAAGCCGTCCGGGAAGACCGCCGGCGGCGAGACCGCCGAGCAGGCCGACACGGCGGCCGACACGACTTCCGAGGCCGGCGCCGCGACCACGGGCGGCACGCACACGCCCGTGGACTGGTTCGGCCGGCGCGCGGCGCAGGAGCCCGGTGCCGAGACGACGCCGCAGCGGCCCGCCGCCTCCGCCCCGCAGTCCCCGTCTTCGCAGTCCTCGCCTTCTGCCTCGTCTTCGGGATCGTCGTCCGGTTCCTCCGCGTCGTCCCGGCCTTCTGCCACGTCATGGTCCGCACCGGCCTGGTCTCCGCCGGCGACGGGATCGGCATCGGGCCGGTCGGACGCCGAGACGGACGAGTCGCTCACCGACACCGCGGTGCACGGCTGGTTCAAGCCCGGCATGTTCTCCCAGCCGTGGGACCCCGCGCGGTCCAAGGCCGCAGGGGAGGCGACGGAGGACACCTCGTCGCCGGAGGGCGGCGAGTCCGGCGCACCCGCCGCCAAGGGCAAGGCCAAGGGCGCGGCCTCGCCGCGGCAGGCCGCCTCCTCCCGGGCGGACGACGAGCAGGCCCGTGACGACCAGAACGACTCCGGGACCGCGGACGCCGACACGGCGTCCCGTCCGGAGGACGCCCCCACGCCCGCGGGCGCGGGGGCCCGGAAGCCGGTGGAGCCGGCAGAGACCCCCGGATCCGGGCGCGCCGGATCCGCGGCCTCGGCCGGCTCCACCTCCGGCTCGGCGCCCGCCGCCGGGAGCACCGCTGAGAAGAGCAGCGGGAAGGCCGACGCCTCCAACGAGGAGGACGGCGCAGGCGACGGCGATCGCGCCGCCGCTACGGCCCGCCCAGGAAGGGCGGCCACGTCCCGTCCCGGCGGCACGGATACGGACCTTGAGGACCGTGGCGGGTCCGGCGACGAGACCGGTGAGGATCGCGCGGCCGACGCGGCGGAGCCGTCCGCGGACGGGGACGTGCCGGTGCGGGTCATGATCGGCACACGGCGCTACCACAAGGGCGAGTGCCCCCTGATCAGCGGGATGGGCGACTCGGGCGTCGAGACCATGACGCGGGCCGAGGCAGACGAGGCCGGCCTCACCCCCTGCTCGGTCTGCCAGAACGACTGAGAGCGCGGGGCATCGTCCCACGGTCGCGCGATCGGGACAGGACCGGCTGATCCGCGAGCCCGGCGAGGCAGCGAGACCTGCCGCACGGTGTGACACGTCCACCTCGCGAGCACGTCCGAAGGAACCTGCGGCATCCCGCACCGAACGCGATCACTTCTGCGACGAGAACGTCGGGAGGGTCCCGGCGAGCGGCTTGTCTGTTCACCCCGCTGCCGACGGCGCGACCGGGGCGCTTGGGCGTGGGCGCGAGGCCGTCAGGGATGCCAGGCGGCGACGAGGTCGAGGAGGCCGGGGAAGCGCTCCTGCAGGTCGTCGACGCGGACCTGGCTGCGGCGTTCGAGGCCGTACTGCCGCTGACGGGTGACGCCGGCCTCGCGCAGGACGCGGAAGTGGTGGGTGAGGGAGGACTTGGGCCGGTCGATCCCGAACCAGCCGCAGGGATGGTCGAACTCCTCGGCCTCCAACAGGAGTTTGCGCACGATGGTCAGCCGCAGCGGATCGGCGAGTGCGGCGAGCACGTGTTCCAGCCGAATGTCTTCACGCGCGGGTTCGGGCAAGGGCGGGGGCGCGTCGGCACGCGGGGGATAGACCTTGAACGCTGTGGAGGCTGCGGGCATCGCGGCTCCTTCCTGCCGCTAGGAGCAAGTACGAATTTTCTCGTACTGCATGCTAACTTCGAAAAAGATCGTACTGCCCGCGGAGACGGAGCCTCTCATGTCGCATGTCCGCATCGTCCCTGCCACCGCCACCCATGGGACCGCGCCCCCGCCGCGGCCCCGGCCGGCGCCGACCTGGTGGGTCTGGCTGGCCGCATGGCCGGTCACGGCGGTGTTCGTGCTGTCCAACGCGGCCACGCCGCTGTATGTGCTGTGGCAGCGGGAGATCGGGTTCTCCAAGGGGACCTTGACGGTCGTCTTCGCGCTCTACATCGTCGGATTGCTGGTCTCCCTGCTGGTCAGCGGTGTCGCATCGGACCGGCTGGGCCGTAAGGCGGTCCTGCTGCCGGCCCTGGCGCTGGCCTTGATCGCCTGCCTGGTCTTCGCCACGGCCACGTCGGTGGCCGCTTTGGCCGTCGCCCGCGTGTGCACCGGCATCGCGGTGGGCGCCGTGGTCAGCGCCGGGATGGCCGCCGTGACGGATGTGGCCGGGGCGCACCGCAAGCGCCTCGCGGCGCTGCTTGCCTCCTGCGCCATGGTCTTCGGTGCGGGCCTGGGCCCGCTGCTGGCCGGCGTCTTCGCGGAGACTCTGCCGGGGCCCACGGTCACCGTGTTCGTGGTGGAGGCCGCCCTGCTGCTGACCGCCGCCGTCACCGTGCTGCGGATGCCGCTGGGCCGCCCCGCCCGGGTGATCTCCGGCCGGTGGATTCGAGTGCCCTCGGTTCCTGCCGAGGGGCGCCTGCCGCTCCTGCTGGGCATCGCCACCTTCGGCCCGGGCATCACCGCGACCTCGTTCGTGCTGTCGCTGGGCCCCTCGCTGCTCGCGGGCCTGCTGCATTCCAGTAGCCGCGTCCTCGCCGGCGTCACCGCGTTCGTGATGTTCGCCGCGGCGACGGGCACGCAGTTCGCCGTCCAGCGCGTCTCACGCCGCACGGTGCTGACGGCCGCCGCGGTGTGCACCGTGGCCGCCATGGCGGCGTTGGCGGGAGCCATGCGGGCGGGCTCGGTCGTGCTGCTGGTGGCCGCCGCGCTGCTGGCCGGAGCCGGCCAGGGCATGGGCCAGCTGGCCGGGCTGTCGCTGCTGAATGCCGCCGTTCCGGCCACCCGGCTGGCCGAGGCGAACGCCGCGCTCAATGTGGGA
This region includes:
- the ftsW gene encoding putative lipid II flippase FtsW — encoded protein: MTGPATGPGAGGSAGAATAREPERRGPEPVGWAAAQLAALRELLGRPLTSYHLVLGCSALLLALGLMMVLSASSIEALQRTGDPFYWFLKQVTSVAIGLPLMWVCSRLPQRFFRLAGYPLMGLSILGLLMVIFLGQELLGAQRWIVIGPFSVQPSEPAKLALALWGADLLATRARVGRIEWRQLLIPLMPGVALLAVLVMLGRDLGTTLVLMIIFLALLWVVGAPVRLFGGILALLALATATMIIAEPYRLDRLTGFLHPWDTAQKEGFQAVQGLMAIGSGGWFGIGLGAGRQKWNYVPHAESDFIFSILGEELGLMGTLVVVALFGLLGYAGLRIAIRTKDPFVRLAAAAVTAWIAGQAVVNIGAVIGVFPVTGIPLPLVSYGGSALLPTLAALGMLVSFAKQEPGAAEALAARGPGPAARALSWLGLNGRAGRRPAVSRAPARQRAARPPTARRGTTGNGRGNIREKIREDVREGVREDRE
- the murG gene encoding undecaprenyldiphospho-muramoylpentapeptide beta-N-acetylglucosaminyltransferase; the encoded protein is MRVVLAGGGTAGHIEPALALADALRRLDPRIGITCLGTERGLETRLVPARGYELELVPAVPLPRSLSPQLLTVPGRLAGAIGSAAGILDKVGADVLVGFGGYVATPGYLGARRRGVPIVVHEANPRPGLANRLGARVTEHVFTGHPDAVLPNAEYIGIPLRREISTMDRLSMGDKARSYFGLESDRVTLLVFGGSQGARSINQAALEAAPYLRAAGVQVLHVIGPKNTVEVEPPPGDPQYVILPYVDRMDLAYAAADLVLSRAGAMTCAELTAVGLPAAYVPLPHGNGEQRLNAEPIVRAGGGLMVDDADLSAAWIVQTLLPILNDPERVVAMSEAASRMGRKDADMALARKVLEIAHR
- the murC gene encoding UDP-N-acetylmuramate--L-alanine ligase, with translation MSLVKLVDPVPAADLGRVHFIGIGGAGMSGIARILLKRGVPVSGSDARPSELLAELRELGAVIHVGHAASHIKEVDTVVVSTAIRDSNPELGEALRQNLRVIPRAAALASVMAGRTGIAVAGTHGKTTTTSMLTVALQKCGEDPSYCVGGQLVTTGLGADDGAGEVFVAEADESDGSFLMLAPGVAVVTNVEADHLDNYGDPQAVHDSFARFVERIGSLLVVCADDPGAAALVPIARERGLTVVTYGESAGADLRTTDVVPRGLGVEFGVELGPAVPGGPGRGEVRLAVPGRHNALNATAVIAVALHLGLRFDDVKEGLAAFTGAKRRFESKGEAAGVTVFDSYAHHPTELTADLRAARDVVTGDGRVIAVFQPHLYSRTRFFADEFGAALGLADEVIVLDVYGAREDPEPGVSGALVAGKVPLPAERVVYAPDRRAVPELVAGRARPGDIVLTMGAGDVTELGPKIVAELSAR
- a CDS encoding cell division protein FtsQ/DivIB, which gives rise to MRRAVRRSALAILLAGGVVGVATWVVFFSPVLGVREVEITGNNRIPAEQVRQVVGVRTGTPLATVDIAGVEQRVRAMREVESATVERGWPGTLHVSVVERVPAAAVPMGVTTAIVDRYGVVLQEVAVAPPRLPVLRVQRAAVDDPATRAGLTVLRALPESVLQRLRELRVPSPRSITLKLTDGRTVVWGDAERSAQKGRVLLAALAKPGTSYDVSSPQVVTVK
- the ftsZ gene encoding cell division protein FtsZ, which translates into the protein MAAPQNYLAVIKVVGIGGGGVNAVNRMIEEGLKGVEFIAINTDAQALLMSDADVKLDVGRELTRGLGAGANPEVGRKAAEDHREEIEEVLKGADMVFVTAGEGGGTGTGGAPVVASIARSLGALTIGVVTRPFSFEGKRRAMQAEAGIETLREEVDTLIVIPNDRLLSISDRQVSVLDAFKAADQVLLSGVQGITDLITTPGLINLDFADVKSVMSGAGSALMGIGHARGDDRSVAAAEMAVSSPLLEASIDGAHGVLLSIAGGSDLGLFEINEAAQLVSNAAAPDANIIFGTVIDDALGDEVRVTVIAAGFDEPAPAKPVAAPLSRPQQAARPATPPPAPAKPEPRVEPAPPVRPVSSVAQPATPPVTQLPVNSLPATPVPPPAQPASQPVQQATSQPASAPQAQQAEGSTAFPRETADGGRDQGATGPLSIPRPAPEPPTPITSRTAQPGPRRPVVFEEQEEDLDVPDFLK
- a CDS encoding YggS family pyridoxal phosphate-dependent enzyme, which translates into the protein MGDRREELAAALAEVERRIEDACRAAGRSRSEITLIAVTKTYPASDVRLLAELGVSHIGENRDQEAAAKAAECAGLGLTWHFIGQLQTNKVRSVVSYADMVHSVDRPRLVDALGREAVRAGREVDCLIQVALDAAPGEGGAGRGGAAPQEVPALAGLVAKTEGLRLRGVMAVAPLGEDPSAAFARLRAVAERVREEHPTADVISAGMSGDIPQAVANGATHLRVGTALLGRRKPFVR